In Apilactobacillus bombintestini, one genomic interval encodes:
- the rpsI gene encoding 30S ribosomal protein S9, with protein MAQVQYRGTGRRKDSVARVMLVPGTGKVVMNKKDIEDYIPFPNLRAVVMQPFNVTETLGNYDAIVNVNGGGFSGQAGAARHGIARALLEVDPDFRASLKSAGLLTRDARMKERKKPGLKKARKAGQFSKR; from the coding sequence TTGGCTCAAGTACAATATCGCGGCACAGGCCGTCGTAAAGACTCAGTAGCCCGAGTAATGTTAGTACCCGGTACTGGTAAAGTTGTTATGAACAAGAAGGATATTGAAGATTACATTCCATTCCCTAACTTAAGAGCAGTGGTTATGCAACCATTCAATGTCACAGAAACACTAGGTAACTACGATGCTATCGTCAATGTTAACGGTGGTGGATTCTCAGGACAAGCTGGTGCAGCTCGTCACGGAATCGCACGTGCATTGCTAGAAGTAGATCCTGATTTCCGTGCTTCATTAAAGAGCGCTGGTTTATTAACTCGTGACGCTCGTATGAAAGAACGTAAGAAGCCAGGTCTTAAGAAAGCTCGTAAAGCTGGTCAATTCTCAAAACGTTAA
- a CDS encoding energy-coupling factor transporter ATPase, with translation MDNEILFKNVTHIYQENTPNQFKALDAVDLKIKKGSFVSIIGKTGSGKSTLIKHINALLKPHDGIIKVGDFSITSKTSNKNLKDLRKKVGMVFQFPEQQLFAETVREDIAFGPSNFGITGDKLNETVDNAVDLVRLDRSLLNQSPFELSGGQKRRVAIASVLAMNPEILVLDEPTAGLDLEGQHYILDLIRRLNREEKITIILVSHQMDDVAKYSDEVVVMSNGKVIKQCYPDQLFVDKSFVEKYDLEIPEAVKINNMLESKGFHLDKLSLDSDELINEIVNKLRNE, from the coding sequence ATGGATAACGAAATATTATTCAAAAATGTAACACACATATATCAAGAAAATACTCCCAATCAATTTAAGGCTTTAGATGCCGTTGATTTAAAAATAAAAAAAGGTTCGTTTGTTTCTATTATTGGAAAGACAGGAAGCGGGAAATCTACCTTAATTAAGCATATTAATGCATTATTGAAGCCTCATGATGGCATTATTAAGGTTGGAGATTTTTCTATTACTTCCAAAACCAGTAATAAAAATTTAAAAGATCTTAGAAAAAAAGTTGGTATGGTTTTTCAATTTCCTGAACAACAATTATTTGCAGAAACAGTTAGAGAAGATATCGCCTTTGGCCCCAGTAATTTTGGCATAACAGGGGATAAACTTAATGAAACTGTGGATAATGCAGTGGATTTAGTTAGATTAGACAGAAGTTTGCTTAATCAATCACCATTTGAATTATCAGGTGGTCAAAAACGTCGTGTTGCAATAGCTAGTGTTTTAGCTATGAACCCTGAAATATTAGTTTTAGATGAACCTACGGCAGGATTAGATTTAGAAGGTCAACATTATATATTAGATTTAATTCGTAGGTTGAATAGAGAAGAAAAAATAACTATCATTTTAGTTAGTCATCAAATGGATGATGTTGCCAAATATTCTGATGAGGTAGTAGTGATGAGTAATGGAAAAGTTATTAAACAATGCTATCCTGATCAATTATTTGTGGATAAGTCTTTTGTGGAAAAATATGATTTAGAAATTCCAGAAGCTGTTAAAATTAATAACATGTTAGAAAGTAAAGGATTTCATTTAGACAAATTATCGCTAGATAGTGATGAGTTAATAAATGAAATAGTGAATAAATTAAGGAATGAATAA
- the rplQ gene encoding 50S ribosomal protein L17: MSYRKLQRTSAHRRSLLRNLTTDLLVNGEIKTTEARAKEVRSTAEKMITLGKRGDLHARRQAAAFLQNVVADAKEDGDDVTVTTALQKLFDEIAPKYADRNGGYTRILKTMPRRGDGASMVILQLVD; encoded by the coding sequence ATGAGTTACCGTAAATTACAACGTACTAGTGCACACCGTCGTTCATTACTACGTAACCTAACTACTGACTTGTTAGTTAACGGTGAAATTAAGACCACTGAAGCTCGTGCTAAAGAAGTACGCTCAACCGCTGAAAAGATGATTACTCTTGGTAAGCGTGGAGATCTTCATGCTCGTCGTCAAGCTGCTGCATTCTTACAAAATGTTGTTGCCGATGCTAAAGAAGATGGTGATGACGTAACTGTTACAACTGCACTACAAAAGCTATTTGATGAAATTGCTCCTAAGTATGCAGACCGTAATGGTGGTTACACTCGTATTCTTAAGACTATGCCTCGTCGTGGTGACGGTGCATCAATGGTTATTTTACAATTAGTTGATTAA
- a CDS encoding energy-coupling factor transporter transmembrane component T family protein, producing MNNFIFGRYLPGDSIIHKMNPAAKILLCFLYVIIVFLANNVITYALLTILLLALIAASKCSLRYFIKGISPLIWIIVFTVLIQILFSAGGTDLYSWGIIHITTFGLHNAVMLFVRFILIISMSTVLTLSTSPLEISHGISILLSPLKKFKFPVETFSLMISIALRFVPTLTDEAKTIMDAQRSRGVDFGSGGLIKRAKSFIPLLVPLFVSAFKHADDLSIAMEARGYQTGKKRTHYHNYRWTMRDSSFVVGMIIVGIIIFILRR from the coding sequence ATGAATAACTTTATTTTTGGAAGATATTTACCAGGAGATTCAATTATTCATAAAATGAATCCGGCTGCAAAAATATTATTGTGTTTTCTGTATGTAATTATCGTTTTCTTAGCGAATAATGTAATAACTTACGCACTTTTAACCATTTTATTGTTGGCTCTAATTGCAGCATCTAAGTGTTCGCTAAGATATTTTATTAAGGGAATTAGTCCATTAATATGGATTATTGTATTCACCGTTTTAATACAGATTTTATTCAGTGCAGGTGGCACTGATTTATATTCATGGGGAATTATACACATCACTACTTTTGGATTGCATAATGCGGTGATGCTTTTTGTTCGTTTTATATTAATTATATCTATGTCTACTGTACTTACTTTGAGCACGTCACCATTGGAGATTTCACATGGTATTAGCATATTACTATCACCATTGAAAAAGTTTAAATTTCCAGTGGAAACTTTTTCACTCATGATTTCGATTGCACTTCGTTTTGTGCCTACATTAACTGATGAAGCTAAAACAATCATGGATGCGCAACGTTCAAGAGGAGTTGACTTTGGCAGTGGTGGATTAATAAAACGAGCTAAATCATTTATTCCTTTATTAGTACCTTTATTTGTTAGTGCGTTTAAACATGCTGATGATTTAAGTATTGCTATGGAAGCTCGTGGATATCAAACAGGAAAGAAAAGAACCCATTATCATAATTATCGTTGGACTATGAGAGATTCTTCATTTGTTGTAGGGATGATAATTGTAGGGATAATAATTTTTATTTTAAGAAGATAG
- a CDS encoding glycoside hydrolase family 73 protein, translated as MSRRKYRRRRKKTSNLGCFVFILLVGVLLFAGGIHVFNKIYTYDSYNQENVLKQHKRFINKLLPAANDVQRRYNILVSISLAQAILESNWGTSKLATQYNNLYGVKASANLPSANLSTQEFVNGEFITITGRFRVYDNWNESVEKHAQLLVGGTDWNPNQYKDVINSDNYVAAARGLQVDGYATDPTYTKKIIQIIRKYKLYKYDTQDQNVGG; from the coding sequence GTGAGTAGGAGAAAATATCGTAGAAGAAGAAAAAAGACATCTAATTTAGGATGCTTTGTTTTTATCTTATTGGTAGGAGTTCTACTTTTTGCTGGTGGAATTCATGTTTTTAATAAAATATATACTTATGATTCGTATAATCAAGAAAACGTTTTAAAGCAACATAAAAGATTTATTAATAAATTATTGCCTGCTGCCAATGATGTGCAAAGACGATATAACATACTAGTTAGCATTAGTTTGGCTCAAGCAATCCTAGAATCCAATTGGGGGACTAGTAAATTAGCTACACAATATAATAATCTATATGGTGTAAAGGCTAGTGCTAATTTGCCTTCCGCTAATCTATCTACACAAGAATTCGTTAATGGAGAATTTATTACTATAACTGGTAGGTTTAGAGTTTATGATAACTGGAATGAGTCAGTAGAAAAACACGCACAGTTGTTAGTGGGTGGAACTGACTGGAATCCTAATCAGTATAAAGATGTAATTAATTCTGATAATTATGTAGCGGCAGCTCGTGGATTACAAGTAGATGGCTATGCAACTGATCCCACATACACGAAAAAGATAATACAAATCATTCGTAAATATAAGTTGTATAAATATGATACGCAAGATCAAAATGTAGGAGGATAA
- a CDS encoding xanthine phosphoribosyltransferase: MKLIEDKIREVGRVLPGDILKVDAFLNHQVDANLMSEIGKEFARLFKDEGITRIVTVESSGIAPAVMAGLYMNVPVVFARKHKSLTLTDNVYTSDVYSYTKQTSNKISIDKRFIKPNDKLLVIDDFLANGQAVQGLMNIAEQANVEIKGVGIVIEKSYQKGHDMIKKSGIHLESLARIASLSDGKVSFVEE, from the coding sequence ATGAAATTAATTGAAGACAAGATTAGAGAAGTAGGACGAGTACTACCAGGAGACATATTAAAAGTAGATGCATTTTTAAATCATCAAGTAGATGCAAATTTAATGTCTGAAATCGGAAAAGAATTTGCTCGTTTATTTAAAGATGAAGGTATTACTCGAATCGTAACAGTTGAATCTTCAGGTATCGCACCTGCAGTAATGGCTGGATTATATATGAATGTTCCAGTTGTGTTTGCTAGAAAGCACAAGAGTTTAACACTTACTGATAACGTGTATACCAGTGATGTTTATTCTTATACTAAACAAACTAGTAACAAAATTAGTATCGATAAACGTTTTATTAAACCCAATGACAAGTTATTAGTTATTGATGATTTCTTAGCTAATGGACAAGCTGTACAAGGCTTAATGAACATTGCTGAACAAGCTAATGTGGAAATTAAAGGTGTAGGAATCGTTATTGAAAAGTCATATCAAAAGGGACATGACATGATTAAAAAGAGTGGTATTCATCTAGAATCTTTAGCTAGAATAGCATCTTTATCAGATGGAAAAGTTTCATTTGTAGAAGAATAA
- the rpsM gene encoding 30S ribosomal protein S13, giving the protein MARIAGIDLPRDKRVVIGLTSIYGIGQSRAAEILSKAGVSEDVRVRDLTPDQEDKIREVVDNYKIEGDLRREVRMNIKKLQEIGSYRGMRHRRGLPVRGQHTKNNARTRKGKKVTIAGKKK; this is encoded by the coding sequence ATGGCTCGTATCGCCGGAATTGATTTACCACGTGATAAGCGTGTCGTTATTGGTCTAACAAGCATCTACGGAATTGGTCAAAGCAGAGCTGCTGAAATTCTTTCAAAAGCTGGCGTTTCAGAAGATGTTCGTGTTCGTGATCTAACTCCAGACCAAGAAGATAAAATCCGTGAAGTTGTTGACAATTACAAAATTGAAGGTGACTTACGTCGTGAAGTAAGAATGAATATCAAGAAACTTCAAGAAATTGGTTCTTACCGTGGAATGCGTCACCGTCGTGGTTTACCTGTAAGAGGTCAACATACTAAGAACAATGCTCGTACTCGTAAGGGTAAAAAAGTTACTATCGCTGGAAAGAAAAAATAA
- the infA gene encoding translation initiation factor IF-1: MSKDNVIEIEGKVTETLPNAMFRVELENGHEILAHVSGKIRMHYIRILPGDRVTVEMSPYDLSKGRITYRYK, encoded by the coding sequence TTGTCTAAAGATAATGTTATTGAAATTGAAGGTAAAGTAACTGAAACTTTACCAAATGCTATGTTTCGTGTTGAATTAGAAAATGGGCATGAAATTTTGGCTCACGTATCTGGAAAAATTAGAATGCATTACATTCGTATTTTACCCGGTGATCGTGTCACTGTTGAAATGTCACCATATGATTTAAGCAAGGGACGTATTACTTACCGTTACAAGTAA
- a CDS encoding DUF2187 domain-containing protein, with protein MVKDKLTSNDKSPFDVGDQVSFELEHKKFQGMIEKGYNNSYMIGFHTTDPALEDKYHDKIVINNKNLTMVKKGPNNSKGKKKDEDKSSDSDQKTEDKSSSKK; from the coding sequence TTGGTAAAAGATAAATTAACTAGTAATGATAAATCACCATTTGATGTAGGTGATCAAGTTTCATTTGAACTAGAACATAAGAAGTTCCAAGGAATGATTGAAAAAGGATACAATAATTCATACATGATTGGTTTCCACACTACTGATCCTGCATTAGAAGATAAATACCATGATAAAATTGTTATCAACAACAAGAATCTAACCATGGTTAAAAAAGGTCCTAATAATTCAAAAGGAAAGAAGAAGGATGAAGATAAATCATCTGATTCTGACCAAAAAACTGAGGACAAATCATCAAGTAAAAAATAA
- a CDS encoding ECF transporter S component, whose amino-acid sequence MNILTIFIAIILIQTSVPGLGNLPIGPLSITIIPITVVLAAILLGTKDGAIIGATWGIITFIRAFWWPTSPIAIYVFINPLVSIFPRIMTGLVSGLIFHYLYNKVDKKKWVLVITGMIGSLVNTVLLLSLIYLFYRGNAFNIYHLQVDQLLPYLLGVAGTNGVIEAILSGILVPVIATPLLKFKSKM is encoded by the coding sequence ATGAATATATTAACAATTTTTATCGCTATAATTTTAATTCAAACTAGTGTACCTGGACTAGGAAATCTACCTATTGGACCATTAAGTATTACTATTATTCCAATAACTGTAGTTTTAGCTGCAATATTGTTAGGAACTAAAGATGGAGCAATAATAGGTGCAACATGGGGAATTATTACGTTTATTAGAGCGTTTTGGTGGCCTACTAGTCCAATAGCTATATATGTATTTATTAATCCGCTAGTGTCCATTTTTCCACGAATAATGACAGGACTTGTAAGTGGTCTGATTTTTCATTATTTATATAATAAAGTGGATAAAAAGAAGTGGGTGTTAGTAATAACTGGAATGATTGGGTCATTAGTTAACACAGTGTTGCTTTTAAGCTTAATTTATTTATTCTATCGTGGAAATGCATTTAACATATATCACTTACAAGTAGATCAACTATTACCATATCTATTGGGAGTAGCTGGAACTAATGGAGTAATTGAAGCTATTTTGTCTGGAATCTTAGTTCCGGTTATTGCTACTCCATTACTAAAATTTAAAAGTAAAATGTAA
- a CDS encoding energy-coupling factor transporter ATPase, translating into MPNKIIEVTDLTFKYRDMSKPAIDNISFDVKKGEWLSIIGKNGSGKSTLINLLDGLLKPQSGQIKIDDQDINESEDTINDTRRKVGLVFQHSSNQFVASTVEDDVAFGLENQLVDTSNMKTIVHDVLKEVDMLDYLKSDPSMLSGGQQQRVAIAGILALRPEIIILDEATSMLDPKAKTMITQLIDRIRNKYHLTVISITHNIKEIENSDRCILLKDGQIVENTVPDTLFSNLQDVKSYGLTLPFSEQLRIKLKNNGIDVPEKYMNDEEIVEWITKYYSKM; encoded by the coding sequence ATGCCAAATAAAATTATAGAAGTTACAGATTTAACATTTAAATATAGAGACATGTCTAAACCAGCAATTGATAACATCTCTTTTGATGTAAAAAAAGGGGAATGGTTATCTATTATTGGAAAAAACGGAAGTGGTAAATCTACTTTAATTAATTTGCTGGATGGACTTTTAAAACCTCAAAGTGGTCAAATTAAAATTGATGATCAAGACATAAATGAGAGTGAAGATACTATTAACGACACAAGAAGAAAAGTTGGATTAGTATTTCAACATTCTAGCAATCAATTTGTTGCATCAACTGTAGAAGATGATGTGGCCTTTGGCTTAGAAAACCAATTGGTAGATACTAGTAATATGAAGACTATTGTTCATGATGTATTAAAAGAAGTTGATATGCTAGACTACCTTAAGAGTGATCCAAGTATGTTATCGGGTGGACAACAGCAAAGAGTTGCTATAGCAGGAATATTAGCTTTGCGTCCAGAAATTATTATTCTAGATGAAGCAACTAGTATGTTGGATCCTAAAGCTAAAACAATGATTACTCAGTTAATAGATAGAATCAGAAATAAGTATCATCTAACTGTAATTTCTATTACGCATAACATAAAAGAAATTGAAAATTCTGACCGTTGCATTTTACTAAAGGATGGCCAAATTGTTGAAAATACAGTTCCAGATACCTTATTTAGTAATTTGCAAGATGTTAAATCGTATGGATTAACATTACCTTTCTCAGAACAACTTAGAATTAAATTAAAGAATAATGGAATAGATGTTCCGGAAAAGTATATGAATGATGAGGAGATAGTTGAATGGATAACGAAATATTATTCAAAAATGTAA
- the rpsK gene encoding 30S ribosomal protein S11 translates to MVQKKGSRKRRAKKNIEAGVAHIHSTFNNTLVMITDMQGNAIAWSSAGALGFRGSRKSTPFAAQMASEAAAKTAMEHGMKTVEVAVKGPGSGRESAIRALQSTGLEVAAIRDVTPVPHNGSRPPKRRRV, encoded by the coding sequence ATGGTTCAAAAGAAAGGTTCTCGTAAGCGTAGAGCAAAGAAGAACATCGAAGCTGGTGTTGCTCACATTCACTCTACATTTAACAATACATTAGTTATGATTACCGATATGCAAGGTAATGCCATTGCTTGGTCATCTGCTGGTGCTTTAGGTTTCCGTGGAAGTCGTAAATCCACTCCATTCGCTGCTCAAATGGCTTCAGAAGCTGCAGCCAAAACAGCTATGGAACATGGTATGAAGACTGTTGAAGTTGCTGTTAAAGGTCCTGGTTCAGGTCGTGAATCAGCTATCCGTGCACTTCAATCAACTGGTCTAGAAGTTGCTGCTATTCGTGATGTTACTCCAGTTCCACATAATGGATCTCGTCCTCCAAAGCGTCGTAGAGTTTAA
- a CDS encoding adenylate kinase: MNLILMGLPGAGKGTQAESIIKNYGIPHISTGDIFRAAIKNQTEMGLKAKQYIDKGNLVPDDVTCGIVKDRLSKDDTKEGYMLDGFPRTIDQANALQEICKELGRPLDAVINIDVDPKVLVDRLSGRFICKDCGATYHKLYKMPKVENTCDICGGHEFYQRSDDKPETVKNRLDVNIKMNTPLVDFYKERNLLFTVDGSQDIDDVTKDIDKILKDFK, encoded by the coding sequence ATGAATTTAATCTTAATGGGACTTCCTGGTGCTGGTAAAGGTACACAAGCTGAATCCATTATTAAAAATTATGGAATTCCACATATCTCTACTGGAGATATCTTTCGTGCCGCTATAAAAAACCAAACTGAAATGGGATTAAAGGCAAAACAATATATCGACAAAGGGAACTTAGTTCCTGATGACGTAACATGTGGAATTGTTAAAGATCGTTTGTCAAAGGACGATACTAAAGAAGGATATATGTTAGACGGTTTTCCTAGAACAATTGATCAAGCAAATGCTTTACAAGAAATTTGTAAAGAACTTGGTCGTCCATTGGATGCTGTTATAAATATTGACGTTGACCCTAAAGTTCTTGTTGATCGACTTTCAGGTAGATTCATTTGTAAAGATTGTGGTGCTACTTACCACAAACTTTACAAGATGCCTAAAGTTGAAAATACTTGTGATATTTGTGGTGGCCATGAATTTTATCAACGTAGTGATGACAAGCCTGAAACAGTTAAGAACCGTTTGGATGTAAATATCAAGATGAATACTCCATTAGTTGATTTTTACAAAGAACGCAACTTGCTATTCACTGTCGATGGTAGTCAAGATATTGATGATGTTACTAAAGACATTGACAAAATACTTAAAGATTTTAAGTAG
- a CDS encoding DNA-directed RNA polymerase subunit alpha, whose product MIEFEKPNIHKIDETDNYGEVVVEPLERGYGTTLGNSLRRILLSSLPGAAVTSIQIDDVLHEFSTVPGVVEDVTQIILNVKKISLKLDSEEGEDKEMEINVTGPAQVTAGDIQADGDVTVLNPDLHIATVAEGSTFHMRMTANKGRGYVSADENKARNDGMPIGVLPVDSIYTPIERVNYQVENARVGQRSDYDKLTLDVWTDGSITPSEAISLAAKILNDHLALFVDLTEEAKNTDVMVEKEETHKEKMLEMTIEELDLSVRSYNCLKRAGINTVQELTNKSEADMMKVRNLGRKSLVEVKQKLEALGLSLRKED is encoded by the coding sequence ATGATTGAATTTGAAAAACCTAATATTCATAAGATTGATGAAACTGATAATTATGGAGAAGTTGTTGTTGAACCACTAGAACGTGGATACGGAACAACTCTTGGAAACTCGTTGCGTAGAATTTTACTTTCATCTTTACCTGGTGCAGCCGTAACAAGCATCCAAATTGATGATGTTTTACATGAATTTTCTACAGTACCTGGTGTTGTAGAAGATGTAACTCAAATTATTTTGAATGTTAAGAAGATTTCATTGAAGTTGGACTCCGAAGAAGGAGAAGACAAAGAAATGGAAATCAATGTTACTGGTCCAGCACAAGTTACTGCTGGTGACATTCAAGCTGATGGTGATGTAACAGTTCTAAATCCAGATCTACACATTGCTACTGTTGCTGAAGGTTCTACATTCCATATGAGAATGACAGCAAATAAGGGTCGCGGATACGTTTCTGCGGATGAGAATAAGGCTCGTAATGATGGAATGCCAATCGGTGTCTTACCAGTTGATTCCATTTATACCCCAATCGAACGTGTTAATTATCAAGTTGAAAATGCACGTGTTGGTCAAAGATCTGACTACGATAAACTAACTCTTGATGTTTGGACTGATGGTTCCATCACTCCAAGCGAAGCAATTAGTTTAGCTGCTAAGATTTTAAATGACCATCTTGCATTATTTGTGGATCTTACTGAAGAAGCCAAGAACACTGATGTTATGGTTGAAAAGGAAGAAACACACAAAGAAAAAATGCTTGAAATGACAATTGAAGAATTGGACTTATCTGTTCGTTCATACAATTGTTTGAAACGTGCTGGTATCAACACTGTTCAAGAATTAACCAACAAAAGTGAAGCTGACATGATGAAGGTTAGAAACTTAGGACGTAAGTCACTTGTTGAAGTAAAACAAAAGTTAGAAGCCCTTGGATTGTCATTGCGTAAAGAAGATTAG
- the rpmJ gene encoding 50S ribosomal protein L36 gives MKVRPSVKPMCENCKVIKRKGRVMVICSNPKHKQRQGK, from the coding sequence ATGAAGGTTCGTCCATCAGTAAAACCAATGTGTGAAAATTGTAAAGTAATTAAGAGAAAAGGCCGTGTTATGGTCATTTGCTCAAATCCAAAACATAAACAAAGACAAGGCAAGTAA
- the rplM gene encoding 50S ribosomal protein L13 translates to MRTTYMAKPGEVERKWYIIDATDVSLGRLSSVVASILRGKNKPTFTPHVDTGDNVIVINAAKLALTGRKAKDKLYSHHTGYLGGLKQKTAGQMLQDTPDKLVETSVKGMLPDGTLAHKQLLHLHVYADANHAHAAQNPEVLDINNLI, encoded by the coding sequence GTGCGTACAACATATATGGCAAAACCAGGTGAAGTAGAACGCAAATGGTACATTATCGACGCTACTGACGTAAGTCTAGGTCGTTTATCAAGTGTAGTTGCTTCTATTTTACGAGGAAAGAACAAGCCAACATTTACACCTCATGTAGATACTGGCGATAACGTTATTGTTATTAATGCAGCTAAGCTTGCATTAACAGGTCGTAAAGCTAAAGACAAGCTATACTCCCACCACACAGGTTATTTAGGTGGTCTAAAACAAAAAACTGCTGGTCAAATGTTACAAGATACTCCAGACAAGTTAGTTGAAACATCAGTTAAAGGTATGCTACCTGATGGAACATTAGCTCACAAGCAATTGTTACATCTACATGTATACGCTGATGCTAACCATGCTCACGCAGCACAAAACCCTGAAGTATTAGACATTAATAACCTAATTTAA
- the truA gene encoding tRNA pseudouridine(38-40) synthase TruA, which yields MVYRYKITMAYDGTDFYGFQRQPHKRTVEGTLTKIVNKMAKNPDPAIKVYGSGRTDAGVHALGQVAHFDFPFDIAEKNMLRGLNSMLPLDVQILKVEKVSSDFHARYDVSGKRYLYRMDMGEFRNPFKRRYTAQWRFPVDIDKINIALKDLIGEHDFTSFVASGSSARTNVRTIYEAKCHIDEKENELVFEFYGNGFLYNMVRIMVGVLVEIGSGSRDVHDIQRLYKVKDRTQARRTVPASGLYLKHVYYEGEDPEHPTKLPHHQR from the coding sequence ATGGTTTATCGTTATAAAATAACTATGGCCTACGATGGAACCGATTTTTATGGTTTTCAAAGACAACCACATAAAAGAACGGTTGAAGGAACATTAACAAAGATAGTAAATAAGATGGCAAAAAATCCCGATCCAGCTATTAAAGTATATGGTTCAGGAAGAACTGATGCTGGAGTACATGCATTAGGGCAGGTAGCACATTTTGATTTTCCATTCGATATCGCTGAAAAGAATATGCTACGTGGATTAAATAGTATGTTGCCATTGGATGTACAAATTCTTAAAGTGGAAAAAGTATCATCTGATTTTCATGCAAGATATGATGTTTCTGGAAAGAGATATCTTTATCGAATGGACATGGGAGAATTTAGAAATCCTTTCAAGAGAAGATACACTGCACAGTGGCGTTTTCCCGTGGATATTGATAAAATAAACATTGCTTTGAAGGACTTAATTGGTGAACATGATTTTACTAGTTTTGTTGCTTCTGGATCATCTGCTAGAACAAATGTTAGAACCATTTATGAAGCTAAATGCCATATAGATGAAAAAGAAAATGAACTAGTATTTGAATTTTATGGTAATGGTTTCTTATACAACATGGTCAGAATCATGGTAGGGGTTCTAGTGGAAATTGGTTCTGGTTCTAGGGATGTACATGACATCCAACGTCTATACAAAGTTAAGGATAGAACTCAAGCAAGAAGAACGGTTCCAGCTAGTGGTTTATATCTAAAACATGTATACTACGAAGGCGAAGATCCTGAACATCCAACCAAATTACCTCATCATCAAAGATGA